Proteins encoded by one window of Nicotiana tabacum cultivar K326 chromosome 10, ASM71507v2, whole genome shotgun sequence:
- the LOC142165349 gene encoding uncharacterized protein LOC142165349: MALQKKKKDQDIVSAMKLVGFAKRQLQVIGESGWNSLAEDVSLFCVKHDIVIPEMDINYSRGKSKQLNSRFSEVNTDLLPGMASLSPDNFFANYDKDRIMKLATHYPNEFTNSILEDLGFELDIYIDYVREAGNEFSNLKRLGDLSETMVKTNLHMTWRLFYLLVKLSLILPVSTATAERAFSSMKYVKSDLRSRIGDEFLNDCLVCYIEDEVFKSSPNDIIIDHFQNTTSRRVQL, encoded by the exons AtggctttgcaaaaaaaaaaaaaagatcaagaTATTGTAAGTGCCATGAAGCTTGTTGGTTTTGCAAAGAGGCAATTGCAAGTTATAGGAGAATCTGGATGGAATTCTTTGGCAGAAGACGTCTCTTTATTTTGTGTCAAGCATGATATTGTAATCCCCGAAATGGATATAAATTATTCTCGTGGAAAGTCGAAGC AGCTTAACAGTCGTTTCAGTGAAGTGAATACTGATCTACTTCCTGGTATGGCTAGTTTGAGTCCAGATAATTTTTTTGCAAATTATGATAAAGACAGGATTATGAAACTTGCAACACACTATCCGAATGAGTTCACTAATTCTATACTTGAGGATCTTGGTTTTGAGCTTGACATCTATATTGACTATGTGCGAGAGGCGGGCAATGAATTCTCTAACTTGAAAAGACTTGGAGATCTTTCAGAAACAATGGTTAAAACAAATTTGCACATGACTTGGAGACTTTTTTATTTACTTGTGAAGTTAAGTTTGATATTGCCTGTCTCTACTGCAACGGCAGAAAGAGCTTTTTCTTCGATGAAGTACGTTAAAAGTGACTTGCGAAGCAGAATTGGCGATGAATTTTTAAATGATTGTTTAGTTTGTTATATAGAGGATGAAGTATTTAAAAGTTCACCTAATGATATTATCATTGATCATTTTCAAAATACGACAAGTCGTCGAGTACAATTGTGA